AATCCCAGTTCTTCTTGCAATTTTTCTTTATTAATAGACTTACCATCTAAATCTCTAACTGAATAGTTTTGGTAAATATACTCATCTTTTTCAGGATTATATGCCTTATAATCTATTCCATTTAATATTCCAGATAATGCACTACTTCTACTCCTTAGCAAGCCATCTAATCCTTCTCCATATAACGACGTCTGAATCTCTCCTGCATAGCTTGGACTTACCGTAGAAACTCTATCTGAATAATTAATTCCTCCTTTCATAAAACTTACTCCGCCATAAAATTCTAAACTTCCATCTTCATATGGTACCATATCATATCCAAATAACTCAGGAAGTATATTGGGGTCATAAGTTCCTCTAAAGAGTAAATTATGAATACTAAACACTGTTTTGATTTGACTATAGAACGGATCCTTAGAATATTCTAATTTCAAAAGAACTGGTATCATTCCAGATTGCCAATCATTTGCATGAATTATTTCTACCTTTAAGTCAATCTCTTTAAGGGTTTGTAATACTGCTCTATCGAAGAAGGCAAATCTTTCTGCATCATCATAGTATCCATATAACCCATCCCGATCAAAATATCTTTCATTATCTATAAAGTAATATTTTACTCCCTCAAATTCATATTGGAAAAGGCCACAATATTGTGATCTCCACCCAACAGATACCGTGAAACATTTTATGAAGTATAACTTATCATTATACTTTTCTTTAATTTCTTTGTAATATGGCATGATTACACTAACATCTACATCTAGATTTTTTAAATCTCTTGGCAATGAACCTGCCACATCTCCTAATCCACCTGTTTTAGCAAAGGGTTCTGCTTCAGAAGTCACAAACAATACTTTCATAGTAGTTCCTCCTTATCTTTATTTTTCTCTTTTTTTAGATTACTTGATGATGTATTTTTAGCTTCTAACCTTATTAGTTTTTCTAGCTTTATT
This region of Clostridium sp. 'White wine YQ' genomic DNA includes:
- the glgA gene encoding glycogen synthase GlgA, whose translation is MKVLFVTSEAEPFAKTGGLGDVAGSLPRDLKNLDVDVSVIMPYYKEIKEKYNDKLYFIKCFTVSVGWRSQYCGLFQYEFEGVKYYFIDNERYFDRDGLYGYYDDAERFAFFDRAVLQTLKEIDLKVEIIHANDWQSGMIPVLLKLEYSKDPFYSQIKTVFSIHNLLFRGTYDPNILPELFGYDMVPYEDGSLEFYGGVSFMKGGINYSDRVSTVSPSYAGEIQTSLYGEGLDGLLRSRSSALSGILNGIDYKAYNPEKDEYIYQNYSVRDLDGKSINKEKLQEELGLPINKEIPLIGIVSRLTNQKGMNLVAEVSDSLLQKEVQLVVLGTGDYLYEEHFKNLQYRYPNKVSANIRFSNELAHKIYAACDMFLMPSLFEPCGLGQLIALRYGTIPIVRETGGLKDTVIPYNKYNGEGNGFSFKNYSAWELMNTIEYALYCYGNNDVWGNLVISAMNQDNSWRKSAEDYKNLYLNLVTQF